A genome region from Sceloporus undulatus isolate JIND9_A2432 ecotype Alabama chromosome 1, SceUnd_v1.1, whole genome shotgun sequence includes the following:
- the LOC121917160 gene encoding uncharacterized protein LOC121917160 — MESVAGTMLNKRRDSRKNGVTGLLTKHLRKALRLSSPVVLSQHCTGSCPNLQMSRNEALDQPISREAPSRAQSPMKTHQVLCLSLSSDGVRQDNNLVSPENLDAQMKQTHSGGIASSTGSLEQASLFCVSVSSSSSRSTLPKQREPLSKSKPFVRSSFLTPLLWNHSSELDNSLISISGSKKGYRGSLKSGVNYDVEAGVVPGFNFLEPLISRVTDCIYVGNLRAGYSGQALCKNNIDSIIDMSSLPRDCRLNFIPCTCCRGLQHSWSRLKVHIQGPLDKECHSLQQPCFRDINTCIDASLEKRKRILIHCRDGYSLSPTCVIQYLMVKHHMRLLAAYEFVRARYPVNIQECHRDLLVDLERSLWPGEIDMEGFKQAMARKMAWT, encoded by the exons GCTTGCTTACAAAACACCTACGGAAGGCCTTACGTCTCTCTTCCCCTGTGGTCCTTTCCCAGCATTGTACAG GTTCCTGCCCAAACTTGCAGATGAGCAGGAATGAAGCACTGGATCAACCAATCAGCAGGGAAGCCCCCTCCAGGGCCCAGTCACCTATGAAGACTCACCAAGTACTGTGTTTATCATTGTCCTCAGATGGTGTTAGGCAAGACAACAATCTGGTTTCTCCAGAGAATCTTGATGCTCAG ATGAAGCAGACTCACAGTGGTGGAATAGCTAGCAGCACAGGTTCCTTGGAACAAGCATCCTTATTCTGTGTCTCTGTATCGAGTTCCTCATCCAGATCCACTCTACCCAAGCAAAGGGAACCCCTGTCCAAGTCTAAGCCTTTTGTCAGATCCTCTTTCCTTACACCATTGCTGTGGAACCACAGCTCTGAACTTGATAACAGTCTCATCTCTATTTCTGGTTCTAAGAAGGGTTATCGTGGGAGTCTAAAATCAGGGGTAAACTATGATGTTGAGGCAGGAGTGGTGCCTGGCTTTAATTTTTTGGAGCCACTCATCAGCAGGGTAACAGACTGCATATATGTGGGGAACCTCCGTGCAGGTTACAGTGGTCAGGCATTGTGCAAGAACAACATTGACAGCATCATTGACATGAGCAGCTTGCCCAGGGACTGCAGACTGAATTTCATTCCTTGTACCTGTTGTCGAGGTCTGCAGCATAGCTGGTCCCGCCTCAAGGTGCACATCCAGGGGCCCTTGGACAAGGAATGTCATTCTCTGCAACAGCCATGCTTCCGGGACATCAACACCTGCATAGATGCCTCTCTGGAGAAAAGGAAGCGGATTCTGATTCATTGTCGGGATGGCTATTCTCTGTCTCCTACCTGTGTCATCCAGTACCTGATGGTGAAACATCACATGAGATTGCTGGCTGCTTATGAATTTGTCAGGGCAAGATACCCGGTAAACATCCAGGAATGCCACCGTGACCTGCTGGTGGATTTGGAGAGGTCGCTGTGGCCAGGAGAAATAGACATGGAGGGTTTCAAACAGGCCATGGCAAGAAAGATGGCATGGACGTAA